GGCGGGCTATTATTCTATGCAGGTAAAAGTTCGTGTTAGTGAATTGGGCTGTACTAGTTTCCATTTGCATGTGAacattctatttatttgtagtAATTCAAATCAcgttcaatcaatcaatatcaaaTAACGTTACTCTCGTGAACTGGAtcgtttttccttctaaacatACATCCGCAGAGGTATCGTTTAGAAAACTCAAGCAGGAGAAGAGATACCCTGTGGGACCTCAAGGCATCTCTTAAAGTATagcaattttctctttctaggATTGATCCATAATGATTAATTTTTATGTGTAGGAAGGTGTTTTGCCGTAGAAATAGCTCAAGTTGTTTGGTCATTTTATTCATATAGGATCTGATAAGATCCAGATTTCTTTTGGGCATTGCTCATAGATTATATTTCAAGTCTGGTTAGGAATTTACCGTTTACatgaaaatattacaaaaatacaGTATCGATTCGTATCCATTTATGGTGTGTCTAATTATATCTGAAGGAGGAGATCCAAACCACGCAGGGTATAATCGAATACGTCAAGCAAACAGCAGagttgtgaaagaaaaacaaatattgaCTTTTcacccagtttttttttatacttgtGGCTTCTTTACTTCTTATATGAGCTAAGTCGGAATTATTCAAGTTTTAATCGTCTCTATTTAGACAAAGTAGAGTTAGTAATATGCtgaatttcttctgaaatcttctaaaattttcctcaTGTACTTTAAGGCTTTAAATTACactcaaacatttttctcctGCTAAGATTGTATAAGTAATgaactatttttaatttttttaaaatcttttttcctttctaggCATACGTCTCCATTCCTGTTTTcgtcaaaaataaaacgatgATAATgttaatccttttttttttgctagtgaGTTGCTTCATTTTCACGACTATATGGGAAATGATGCTGGTAATATCAGATGGATTAAAAATGGGTGATAAACTAATCATATTCCCGGAAATTatccatgttttctttttgccttAACTTTTCGATtcgtcttcttccttcttggagcattcgatttcttttttgttgcgcTCTAAAATATCATAAATAAGAGTTCGATTATAAAAtagaatccatgaaaaatagAGAGAGGATCAACTATAGATTAGTTTCCGGACGTATTACGTATTTTTCCCTACTGGTCCCTGCTCCGAATGAATTAATGTTTCTAAACAAGTAAATACGCTATGGATATTCTATCAGTTTAAAGAAAAGTACAAATTTGCTGATTTCAAGAGATATTTTTACAATATAAGCATAATAACGTAACTAAGTTTTGATAATATTAGCGAAATACATTGTGCTTTCATCCAACTTTGACGTGAGATAAAATATTTAGTTTCTAACTTGTTATGTgatagaatgaatgaatttcaaAGTGAAATTCAACAACTGAATTGATTCTAACGAGTCAATTCGACATTATGGAGTCAGGGTCGTAAATGTTTAATGTGCGGTATGCATTCGCCGCCGTTGAAGGTGATGTCACTCGCTCGTAGCTGATTTTGTGGGGAATCAAACTATTACAAAGTACTGATTCGATGACACttacaaagtaataaaattacAAACAGATTTGGTTTTTAAGGCTACAATAACTACTTTCCCATAGTTAGTCAATGCAGAGATTACAGAGGCTTTGTGACGTGAGCAAAAAGGagtgcattattttttttctggaaaaaaattaggtaatAAGTGCAAGATCGTAAcggcttttaattttttttttcgaaactggCTTTATTGCACTTTGTTGTGGCTTAGTGAGGTCTTGGATCAAACCGGTGAACGAATCCTTACGGAAAGGATGGATGATGGATGGATAGATGGACATATTCACTCAGTGTCATTAGGCTACTTCGAATTTTTACTGATCTGGACTAATAAATCGATGCTGCGTAGCTGGACCGCTGATTCAAAAATCACCAAAATCAAGAttcaaactcaaaaattcaatgttttcaaTGAGGGAAATTGAACGCTCAAAATCAGTTGCTTAGGATGGAAAAAGAACATCCAAAGAAATTTATGATGTGTGGTCGAGAGACGAAGAACTATAGATAaaagtaatatataatagaaTCTATAGATAACTATGACTTAATATAATAAGTTGTGATCCTTCAAACATcggtgaaaaatcaaaattttttttttctgaaaaacaacgaTCGAAAAGAGGATGTTtaattgtttttcctttctaaatACGGAATAATACAGCAGAGCTGAAAATTAGGAGGTGTGCGTGTTGTATATGGGCAGCTACGACTGATATTAGCTGTAGCGCGTGGATGTCGACTGGAGAAGGTCTCAGGATGTTtggcattaatcaattaatGATCTCTGCATTTaacattgattgatttttgcgGATCGATCATATTTATCAGTTCATCGTAGTGTAATTTCAGAATTGAATGCTACGGtaatggtggtggtggagaggtcaatgtttttttttattggtaaaaaaataaaagttctaAGTGAATGACGCTAATCTTACTGAACGACACGGTAACTCAGAATCGTTAACGGTTATTCACGTTTGTATGACCTACGTTTTAGTTGGTAAACAATGATTTCGAACCACCGGCCATAAATACGTTGTTATGTCTCCTACCAGTGCACTACCcactgtttaaaggcatcatcccacgaatctgaggtggtgtagatttcaggtggagtattcttataagggatagtagattatggagagttgggtgattccgtccatttcttcctaattgccgtaaaaacggctcggaaggaacggcgcgtgcacaaggctggcgcgctccaatcgaactccttgtagaaaaaagttcgccagaacgcccgaagccgtatcttccgggccgttttttacggcaattagaaagaaatggacggaatcactctccttcccataatctactatgccgtctatgaatactccacctgaaatccgtaccacctcagtttcgtggagtgatgcctttaatattgcGACAAAAAGTCCTTGTGGTGGAAAAGGAAATCCTTTTCACACATCGTTGTTAGAACAACATAGCAAAGCCCCCGAAATtacaaatataaacaatttatAATAGGTGCATTTTTAGAATATTACTTCTCAACATTGAATATGAGCACATTAATTCGTCCAGATCATAGAGTAATAGAAATTTCCTATGAAACCAGTAGAAATTATCTTCACGCTTGTAATGCGGAattcaaaacatttaaaatacCTTTTcggatttgtttttctttgagcgCGTAAAATTTCAAAGCGTATTTAACGAGGCGGTAGtgattactgttttttttttcatttttttttggcatttttgAGTGCTTGATGTTTGCTGCTCTGAATATCAGACTTAACAAACAACAGAATTTACCtttgcttttccttttttgctaGAAGTaacgtccattccttcctcaCTTCCAACCGTTTCTAATGAGCTCCTCTGTATTTGATCTTCGATAACATCTATATCTACGGCTGTCTCCGTCTCTGTTTCCTATATGACATTTCTCCGTCGATTAATCTTTAtaccaatgttttttttttaaatttattttgaaacaaCAAACGTTATTGTCAACTGCGGTTTTTATGGTTTCaatgttcttcttttcgaCAAATTCAAGAAGTTCATGTATGTGTTCGATGTGAGTATCGTACTGAAATGTAGAAGTCATCACAGATTCTTATTTACGTTTGAGATTGTATGACCAGAGTGTGGCTAGGCTTTaaaatctggagttttccagaaatatgcaGAGTATTGGCCAACCTATCCACTGTTTTGATAGCTACACCCGTCCTAGTACAAACCaacctttcatccatccgggttcgataaattggttccagacttgtccgggaggataaaaacgctgacttgacacattggcttgTCCCCGAAAgtaattgtataggctagagaTGCGTTCGTGAgcgtcaaacgattctgaactgaagtgaacagGATGGCACATCATGAACGAATCATTTAACGTCAGGcactatcctttatcctttaatacaTTTGTAAAAAAGTAACATAAGAAAGTGTGTGTAAGTGTCTTgaattaatcaatccgcttgattttattgttgtttttatccttttgttttgtattcgcagtgtttttatcctcccagacaagtctgataccaatttatcgacccctgagggatgaaaggcttggtgagcactagggtggattcgaaactccgatcgatcgtgcagagagcggaacctcttacgccgattgcgctacacctgcccgCTAATATAATaaggtttaaaaaattaggCAACAGTCAATTAGGGAATTAGACAATTAGGTAATATTGGTGCATAAATCttgaaagtgaatttttttttgtggatgaaaATCTTTCTAGATCCCCTCAGCTAGTCCTTCCTCATCCTTTGGTTTCATAGCCAGGATCACAAATGCTGGTAGAAAAATACATTtattaaaaatgtaaaatagatGCAATAAAATAGCTCCTAGTTCGATCACGGTGATAAACgcgacaaaaaaataaaaaaagataaaggataaagtcactggcgtattaATCCACTCGGGCTGCGCCAACgagttttactggaattcgtaatcgttgaggtttaagaacgcgtgttggcctatacaatgacttgcggggccagccgatgatcaactcagtgtttttatcctcccaaacaagtctggtaccaatttatcgaccccagaaggatgaaaggcttgatttgcactagggcggtttcgaaccctcgaccgtgtggctac
This is a stretch of genomic DNA from Necator americanus strain Aroian chromosome II, whole genome shotgun sequence. It encodes these proteins:
- a CDS encoding hypothetical protein (NECATOR_CHRII.G8218.T2), which gives rise to MKIDTLRIDEYENDLRKIQEIRDDIRMLDQHYSVVQSLLNEEIVKKKEYDTHIEHIHELLEFVEKKNIETIKTAVDNNETETETAVDIDVIEDQIQRSSLETVGSEEGMDVTSSKKGKAKSATKKKSNAPRRKKTNRKVKAKRKHG
- a CDS encoding hypothetical protein (NECATOR_CHRII.G8217.T1); amino-acid sequence: MGISDSHSLTGYFGGLLFYAVIQITFNQSISNNVTLVNWIVFPSKHTSAEVSFRKLKQEKRYPVGPQGIS
- a CDS encoding hypothetical protein (NECATOR_CHRII.G8218.T1) — encoded protein: MSRKKIMKIDTLRIDEYENDLRKIQEIRDDIRMLDQHYSVVQSLLNEEIVKKKEYDTHIEHIHELLEFVEKKNIETIKTAVDNNETETETAVDIDVIEDQIQRSSLETVGSEEGMDVTSSKKGKAKSATKKKSNAPRRKKTNRKVKAKRKHG